A window of Acidobacteriota bacterium genomic DNA:
ACTCTTTCGGTCGTCGCGGGCATTCCCCTACTGGGCTCCAAAGGCAACAACATCACCGGCTTCAACTACGTCCTCAAGCGACTGGTCGATATTGCCGTGAGTGCGGTCCTCCTGGTGATTTTCTCCCCCCTCATGCTCCTCGTGGCCCTGGCGATCAAGATCTTCTCCAAGGGCCCGGTCCTGTTCTCCCAGGAACGCATCGGCTACCGCGGCCGTCCGTTCAAGTTCTACAAGTTTCGCTCGATGCACGTCGCGAACGACCCTTCGATCCACCAGGATTACGTCAAGAAATGGATCGAGGGCGACAAGGCGGCGGAAGTCCAGGACGGCGACACAAAGGTCCACAAAATCACCAGGGATCCCCGCATCATCCCCTGGGTCGGCCCTTTCATCCGCAAGTTCAGCATCGACGAACTGCCCCAACTCTTCAACGTCATCAAGGGGGACATGAGCCTGGTCGGCCCCCGCCCCTGCCTGCCTTACGAGGCCGAGATGTACCGCCGCTGGCACAAGATGCGCTTCGACGCCCTGCCCGGCATCACCGGCCTCTGGCAAGTCTCCGGCAGAAACCGGCTTTCCTTCGACCAGATGGTAGCGCTCGACATCCGATACCTTCAGAATTGGTCCCTCGGTCTTGACTTACAGATAATGGCCAAGACCCCCTACATCATTTTGTTCGACAAGGCTTACTAGTCCTGTCGGGAGGATTAGCCGTGAGCGATCGGAACACCGCCGTCGGTGTCGGGGTGGTCGGGTGTGGTTACTGGGGGCCCAACCTGATCCGTAATTTCTACCAGCTCAATGCGTCGGAAGTCGTAACCATCTGCGACCTCGACGAGGGGCGCCTGGCTCACCTCAAGGAACTCTACCCCTCGGTGGAAACCACCACCGATTTCGAAAAGATGCTGACCGACGATCGCATCGAGGCCATCGTCGTCGCCCTGCCCGTGGCCCTGCACTCCCGCATGGCCATCGCCGCCCTCCAGGCAGGCAAGCACGTTCTGGTCGAAAAGCCCATGGCCGCCACGGCTGAAGAATGCGAAGCCATGATCCGGGAGGCCGAGTCTCGCAAGCTCTCCCTGATGGTGGGGCACGTCTTCGAGTACACCCCCACGGTGCGAAAGATGAAGTCGATCCTCGACGAGGGTACCTTGGGCGAACTGTACTACGTCAATTCCCAGCGCCTGAACCTGGGCCTGTTTCGCAACGACGTCAACGTCATCTGGGACCTGGCCCCCCACGACTTCTCGATCCTGCTCCACCTGACCGGGGGTAAAATGCCCCGGGCCGTACAGGCCACCGGCGCCGCCCACATCAACCCCAAAACCGAAGACGTGGCCCAGATCACACTCGAATTCGACAACAACCTGGTGGCTTTCGTGCAGGTTTCCTGGCTCGACCCCAAGAAGGTCCGGCAGACCGTCCTCGTGGGCTCGAAACGCATGCTGGTCTACGACGACATCGAGCCCACCGAAAAGATCTGGATCTACGACCGCAGCGTGGAAGGCCCGGCCGTGATCGACGACTACTCCCAGTTCCCCTACACCTACCGCTACGGGGACATCACCATACCGCGGGTGGCGGGTGGCGAGCCCCTGCGTGCCGAGGCCCAGGCCTTCATCGATTCCATCCGTTCGGGCAAGCCGCCGCTGACCGACGGGCACTCCGGTCTGCGGGTGGTGCGGATTCTCGAAGCGACGAATGCCTCGCTGGCCGCCGGCGGCGGCCGTATCGAACTCTGACGCCCCGCCGGGAGAGCCGCCATGGACCGCTGCATCAGCATCGCGCCCGACGTCAAGCTCGGGAAGAACGTCAAGTACTTCAACTTCGTCAACATGTACGGCTGCGAGGTGGGCGACGACACCAAGATCGGCTGCTTCGTGGAAGTGCAGAAGGGGGCCAAAATCGGCGCCCGCTGCAAGATTTCCTCCCACACCTTCATCTGCGAGGGCGTCACCATCGAGGACGAGGTCTTCGTCGGCCATTCGGTCGTCTTCATCAACGACCCCGACCCCTATGCCTGCAACCCGGATGGGTCGATGCAGGACGACGACGACTGGACCTGTATCCCCACGGTGGTCAAGAAGAGGGCCTCCATCGGCTCCAACGCCACCATCATGTGCGGAGTCACCATCGGCGAGGGCGCCCTGGTCGGCGCCGGTTCGGTGGTCACCAAGGACGTCCCCCCCTGGACCATCGTCGCCGGCAGCCCCGCGCGGGTCATTCGGCCGCGGGAGAAGAAGTCAACACGGAGGTCTTCCGACCATGACTGAGAAGAAACCTGTTTTCGTCCCCTTCCTCGACCTCAAAGCCCAGCACCGCCCGCTCAAGGAGGAGCTGATGGCCGCCTTCGCCGACGCGGTGGACAACACCGCCTTCGTCGGCGGGCCGGCGGTGGCCGAGTTCGAAGAGAGCTTTGCCCGCTATTGCGAGGCCGCCCACGCCATCGGCGTGGCCAACGGTACCGACGCCCTGCGACTGGCTTTCCTCGCGGCGGGCATCGGCCCCGGCGACGAGGTCATCACGGCGGCCAACACCTTCATCGCCACTTCCGAAGCCATCAGCCAAACCGGGGCGACCCCTGTCTTCGCCGATTGCGACCCCGAAACGCGGATTCTCGACCCGTCCGCGGCCGAAGCCGCCATCACCGGCAAGACCAAGGCCATCGTGCCGGTCCACCTCTACGGTCAGATGGCCCCGATGGAGGACTTCCGCGCCATCGCGGACAAGCATTCGCTGCTGCTGATCGAGGACGCCTGCCAGGCCCATGGCGCCCGCTGGAACGGTCGGCGCGCCGGAAGCCTGGGCGACCTGGCGGCCTTCAGCTTCTACCCGGGAAAGAATCTCGGTTCCTGCGGTGAGGGTGGCGCGGTGACCACCAACAACGCCGACTACGCCGCACGGGTTCGTCAGCTTCGCGACCACGGGCAGTCGAAGAAGTACCACCACCAGGTGGAGGGCTACAACGCCCGGCTGCACGCGATCCAGGCCCGCTTCCTCTCGATCAAGCTGAACCACCTCGATGCCTGGAACGAGGCCCGTCGCAGTCGCGCCAACCGCTACCTGGCTGCGCTGGCGGACATCCCCGGCGTCCGCCTGCCGACCACCCGCCCGGAGGCCGAGCCCGTCTGGCACCTTTTCGTGATCGAGACGGCCGGAAGAGACGACCTGCAGGCTTTTCTTGGCGAGCGCCAGGTGCAGTCGGGACTGCACTATCCCGTCGCCCTGCACCTCCAGCCTGCCTACGCCCGCCTGGGATACGAGAAGGGCGCCTTCCCCCATGCGGAGCGCTCCGCCGCCGAGCTGCTGACCCTGCCGATTTTCCCGGAACTGACGGACGAGCAAATCGACTGGGCCGCGGAATGTGTCCGCCAGTGGGCGGTGAGCCGCTAAGAACGGCCGCTCCTCCATGGCGACTCGGCGTCAGGATCATCGCTTACTCTTTCTTGTTCACGGGTATTACCCCGATGACCCCCGTGTTCGCCGCCAGGCAGAATGCCTTCAACGCGCCGGATACCGGGTCCTGGTCCATTGCACCGCCGGCCAGGCGCCCGGCGCCAGTTGGGACTGCAATGGCGTCACCGTGCACGAGGCCGAGTTCGTAAAGACCCGGGCATCACTGCCACGCTATGTTCAGCAATACCTCCGGATGACGCGAGACTCAGCACGCCTGATCCGCAAGCTGACCGACAACGAACCCCTGTCGCTGATTCAGGTTGCGACATTGCCGGACTTCCTGGTCTGGGCAACGCGCTCTGCACGTCGACAGGGCACGCAAGTGATCCTTGATCTGCACGAAAGCATGCCCGACTTTTTTTCCTCCAAATACGGCGGCCTCGCTCGCGTCGGCATCGAAAGCGGCCTCCGCCTCCTCGAAAAGAACTGCGTGCGCCACGCCGACCTCGTCTTGACTGTAAACGATGAACTCGCCGACTCGTTCGAGCGACGCTTCCGGCGTCGCCCAGAGGTGTTCTACAACGCAGTCGACGAGGCCAGTTTCGGCGAACCGCGAGCCACAGCGTTGTGGCCGGAGACCAAGAACCTCGTCTATCACGGAACGCTGAGTTACGTCTACGGTCTCGACCTTGTGATTCGTGCCCTGCCCGAAGTCCTGCAAGCGTTCCCCGGTACGACTTTCAACGTATTCGGCAGTGGGCCTTCCGAGCCCGACCTCCGGGCCCTGGTCCAGGATCTCGACCTCACCGCGGCAGTCGTCTTCCACGGTCGCGTTCCCCTCACGGAGATCCCCAAACACCTGCGCAACATGCACGTCGGGCTCGTACCCACCATCAAAGACTCTTTCTTCGACATGTCACTGGCCACGAAGCTGCTCGAGTACGTCTATATCGGCTTGCCGGTGGTCGCCTCGGACCTCCGGGCGGTCAAGCGCGTCTTCCCAACGGACGACGCGCTTTTCTTCTTTTCCGCCAACGATCACCATTCCCTTGCGCGCACCCTGATCGACGCCCTCGGAAGACCTGCGGCTGAGATCAGTCGACGAATCTCGAACGCCCTCGAGTTGTACCAGCCCATTGCCTGGAAGACGGCTTCGAGTCGCTATCTTGATTTGATCGACCAGTTGGTCATACGGCCAGCCCATCATGCGGAGTGAGCGAATGAAGGTACTCAGTGTTGTCGGCGCCAGGCCCCAGTTCGTCAAACTCCGCCCCGTGGCGGAGGCCCTTGCCGCACGTGGCCTCTCTCACTTCGTTCTTCATACCGGGCAGCACTATGACCACCAGATGTCCGGCAGTTTCTTTTCAGAACTCGAGCTACCTCGACCCGATGCCAACCTCGGCGTGGGTTCGGCGGCGCATGCGAAGCAGGTGGCCGAAATGCTGCTGGGAATCTCGGCCGCGATCGAAGACCAGAGGCCAGACTTTCTGTTGATCTTCGGCGATACGAACAGCACACTGGCCGGCGCCCTTGCGGCCTCCATGGCGAAAGTTCCCGTGGGACATGTCGAAGCCGGCGCGCGTTCTTTCAACCGAGCCATGCCGGAAGAGCGGAACCGTGTCGTCTCCGATGCCGTCTCCGACCTTCTTCTGACCGCCAGTCCGGCAGCCACGACTCATCTCGAACAAGAACGTGCACAGGGCCGAGTGCTCTTCGTGGGCGATACCATGCTCGATGTGGTCACTTGGGCTCGCGATACCGCCAAATCCAAGAGCACCATTCTCGAGAGCCTCGAGCTGGAACCGAAGTCCTATACCGTCGCGACGATCCATCGTGCCGAAACCACCGACACCCCGGCAACGCTCAAAGCGGCTCTCGACCTGCTGGCCCGGGTTGACC
This region includes:
- a CDS encoding DegT/DnrJ/EryC1/StrS family aminotransferase translates to MTEKKPVFVPFLDLKAQHRPLKEELMAAFADAVDNTAFVGGPAVAEFEESFARYCEAAHAIGVANGTDALRLAFLAAGIGPGDEVITAANTFIATSEAISQTGATPVFADCDPETRILDPSAAEAAITGKTKAIVPVHLYGQMAPMEDFRAIADKHSLLLIEDACQAHGARWNGRRAGSLGDLAAFSFYPGKNLGSCGEGGAVTTNNADYAARVRQLRDHGQSKKYHHQVEGYNARLHAIQARFLSIKLNHLDAWNEARRSRANRYLAALADIPGVRLPTTRPEAEPVWHLFVIETAGRDDLQAFLGERQVQSGLHYPVALHLQPAYARLGYEKGAFPHAERSAAELLTLPIFPELTDEQIDWAAECVRQWAVSR
- a CDS encoding glycosyltransferase family 4 protein, with the protein product MATRRQDHRLLFLVHGYYPDDPRVRRQAECLQRAGYRVLVHCTAGQAPGASWDCNGVTVHEAEFVKTRASLPRYVQQYLRMTRDSARLIRKLTDNEPLSLIQVATLPDFLVWATRSARRQGTQVILDLHESMPDFFSSKYGGLARVGIESGLRLLEKNCVRHADLVLTVNDELADSFERRFRRRPEVFYNAVDEASFGEPRATALWPETKNLVYHGTLSYVYGLDLVIRALPEVLQAFPGTTFNVFGSGPSEPDLRALVQDLDLTAAVVFHGRVPLTEIPKHLRNMHVGLVPTIKDSFFDMSLATKLLEYVYIGLPVVASDLRAVKRVFPTDDALFFFSANDHHSLARTLIDALGRPAAEISRRISNALELYQPIAWKTASSRYLDLIDQLVIRPAHHAE
- a CDS encoding sugar transferase, translating into TLSVVAGIPLLGSKGNNITGFNYVLKRLVDIAVSAVLLVIFSPLMLLVALAIKIFSKGPVLFSQERIGYRGRPFKFYKFRSMHVANDPSIHQDYVKKWIEGDKAAEVQDGDTKVHKITRDPRIIPWVGPFIRKFSIDELPQLFNVIKGDMSLVGPRPCLPYEAEMYRRWHKMRFDALPGITGLWQVSGRNRLSFDQMVALDIRYLQNWSLGLDLQIMAKTPYIILFDKAY
- a CDS encoding acyltransferase, producing the protein MDRCISIAPDVKLGKNVKYFNFVNMYGCEVGDDTKIGCFVEVQKGAKIGARCKISSHTFICEGVTIEDEVFVGHSVVFINDPDPYACNPDGSMQDDDDWTCIPTVVKKRASIGSNATIMCGVTIGEGALVGAGSVVTKDVPPWTIVAGSPARVIRPREKKSTRRSSDHD
- the wecB gene encoding UDP-N-acetylglucosamine 2-epimerase (non-hydrolyzing), which codes for MKVLSVVGARPQFVKLRPVAEALAARGLSHFVLHTGQHYDHQMSGSFFSELELPRPDANLGVGSAAHAKQVAEMLLGISAAIEDQRPDFLLIFGDTNSTLAGALAASMAKVPVGHVEAGARSFNRAMPEERNRVVSDAVSDLLLTASPAATTHLEQERAQGRVLFVGDTMLDVVTWARDTAKSKSTILESLELEPKSYTVATIHRAETTDTPATLKAALDLLARVDRVVVLPLHPRTRAAAGRFGFSKLLDAPALRVIEPAGYLDMIQLVQHAEAVMTDSGGLQKEAFYLGVPCVTLRHETEWVETVELGWNHVVGLDLDKARAALNRRGRPTITDNPYGAGDAGIRIVDAIIDFLGQPL
- a CDS encoding Gfo/Idh/MocA family oxidoreductase encodes the protein MSDRNTAVGVGVVGCGYWGPNLIRNFYQLNASEVVTICDLDEGRLAHLKELYPSVETTTDFEKMLTDDRIEAIVVALPVALHSRMAIAALQAGKHVLVEKPMAATAEECEAMIREAESRKLSLMVGHVFEYTPTVRKMKSILDEGTLGELYYVNSQRLNLGLFRNDVNVIWDLAPHDFSILLHLTGGKMPRAVQATGAAHINPKTEDVAQITLEFDNNLVAFVQVSWLDPKKVRQTVLVGSKRMLVYDDIEPTEKIWIYDRSVEGPAVIDDYSQFPYTYRYGDITIPRVAGGEPLRAEAQAFIDSIRSGKPPLTDGHSGLRVVRILEATNASLAAGGGRIEL